A window of the Streptomyces sp. NBC_00250 genome harbors these coding sequences:
- a CDS encoding response regulator transcription factor: protein MTIRVIIVDDQAMVRAGFAALLAAQPDIDVVGEAPDGRQGVDVARSTHPDVVLMDVRMPELDGLAAAREILHPPAGVTHRPKVLMLTTFDVDDYVYEALRAGASGFLLKDAPPADLIAAVRVVAAGEALLAPSVTRRLIADFAASRPAPRKDTTALRLNGLTPRETEVLELIARGLSNQEIADHLVLAEQTVKTHIGRVLAKLDLRDRAQAVVFAYESGLVTPGTS from the coding sequence GTGACCATCCGCGTGATCATCGTCGACGACCAGGCCATGGTGCGGGCCGGTTTCGCCGCGCTGCTCGCCGCGCAACCCGACATCGACGTCGTGGGCGAGGCCCCGGACGGGCGGCAGGGCGTCGACGTGGCACGCTCGACGCACCCGGACGTGGTCCTCATGGACGTACGGATGCCGGAGCTGGACGGGCTCGCCGCCGCCCGGGAGATCCTCCACCCGCCGGCCGGGGTCACCCACCGGCCGAAGGTGCTGATGCTGACCACCTTCGACGTGGACGACTACGTGTACGAGGCGCTGCGCGCCGGCGCGTCCGGCTTCCTCCTGAAGGACGCGCCGCCGGCGGACCTGATCGCGGCGGTACGGGTGGTGGCGGCGGGCGAGGCGCTGCTCGCCCCGTCCGTGACCCGGCGGCTGATCGCCGACTTCGCCGCCTCCCGGCCGGCGCCGCGCAAGGACACCACGGCGCTGCGCCTGAACGGTCTCACCCCGCGCGAGACCGAGGTCCTGGAGCTCATCGCCCGCGGCCTGTCGAACCAGGAGATCGCGGACCATCTCGTCCTCGCCGAGCAGACGGTGAAGACCCACATCGGCCGCGTCCTCGCCAAGCTGGACCTGCGCGACCGGGCGCAGGCGGTGGTCTTCGCGTACGAGTCGGGCCTCGTGACCCCGGGCACGTCCTGA